The following are encoded together in the Variovorax sp. PBS-H4 genome:
- a CDS encoding NAD(P)(+) transhydrogenase (Re/Si-specific) subunit beta has translation MSMNVVTLLYLVASVCFIQSLKGLSHPTTSIRGNMFGMAGMAIAILTTAALIVQLAGGRGQGMAWVLLGLVVGGGYGAYRAKTVEMTQMPELVAFFHSMIGLAAVFIAVAAVVEPWAFGITPPPVAALIGGNTPEGAYVVDGLARWAIPAGNRLELFLGAAIGAITFSGSVIAFGKLSGKYKFRLFQGAPVQFKGQHMLNLVLGLATIGLGLVYMATESWTAFFLMLLLAFVMGVLIIIPIGGADMPVVVSMLNSYSGWAAAGIGFSLNNAMLIVAGSLVGSSGAILSYIMCKAMNRSFFNVILGGFGGEPATATGAAQEQRPVKSGSADDAAYMLSNAETVIIVPGYGLAVARAQHAVNELAQKLTEKGVTVKYAIHPVAGRMPGHMNVLLAEAEVPYDQVFEMEDINGEFAQADVAIILGANDVVNPAALTKGTPIYGMPILEAYKAKTVIVNKRSMAAGYAGLDNELFYMDKTMMVFGDAKKVVEDMGKAIE, from the coding sequence ATGTCGATGAACGTCGTCACGCTGCTGTACCTGGTTGCCAGCGTCTGCTTCATCCAGTCCCTCAAGGGCCTGAGCCATCCGACCACCTCGATCCGCGGCAACATGTTCGGCATGGCCGGCATGGCCATCGCCATCCTGACCACCGCGGCGCTGATCGTGCAGCTCGCCGGCGGCAGGGGCCAGGGCATGGCCTGGGTGCTGCTGGGCCTGGTGGTGGGCGGCGGCTACGGCGCCTACCGCGCCAAGACCGTCGAGATGACCCAGATGCCCGAGCTGGTCGCCTTCTTCCACAGCATGATCGGTCTGGCGGCTGTCTTCATCGCGGTGGCGGCCGTGGTCGAGCCGTGGGCCTTCGGCATCACGCCGCCTCCGGTGGCTGCGCTCATCGGGGGCAACACGCCCGAGGGTGCCTACGTGGTCGACGGCCTGGCGCGCTGGGCGATTCCGGCGGGCAACCGGCTGGAGCTGTTCCTGGGCGCGGCCATCGGCGCCATCACCTTCAGCGGCTCGGTCATCGCCTTCGGCAAGCTCTCGGGCAAGTACAAGTTCCGCCTGTTCCAGGGTGCGCCGGTGCAGTTCAAGGGCCAGCACATGCTCAACCTGGTGCTGGGGCTCGCGACCATCGGCCTGGGGCTGGTGTACATGGCCACCGAGAGCTGGACTGCCTTCTTCCTGATGCTGCTGCTGGCCTTCGTGATGGGGGTGCTGATCATCATCCCGATCGGCGGGGCGGACATGCCGGTGGTGGTGTCGATGCTCAACAGCTACTCGGGCTGGGCGGCCGCGGGCATCGGCTTCAGCCTGAACAACGCCATGCTGATCGTGGCGGGCTCGCTGGTGGGCAGCTCGGGGGCGATCCTGAGCTACATCATGTGCAAGGCGATGAACCGCTCGTTCTTCAACGTGATCCTGGGCGGCTTCGGCGGCGAGCCGGCAACGGCCACGGGCGCGGCCCAGGAGCAGCGCCCGGTCAAGAGCGGCAGCGCCGACGACGCGGCCTACATGCTCTCCAACGCCGAGACCGTGATCATCGTGCCCGGCTATGGGCTGGCGGTGGCGCGCGCGCAGCACGCGGTCAACGAGCTGGCGCAGAAGCTCACCGAGAAGGGCGTGACGGTGAAGTACGCGATCCACCCGGTGGCCGGGCGCATGCCGGGGCACATGAACGTGCTGCTGGCGGAGGCCGAGGTGCCCTACGACCAGGTGTTCGAGATGGAGGACATCAACGGCGAGTTCGCGCAGGCCGACGTGGCGATCATCCTGGGGGCCAACGACGTGGTGAACCCGGCCGCGCTCACCAAGGGCACGCCGATCTACGGCATGCCGATCCTGGAGGCCTACAAGGCCAAGACGGTGATCGTGAACAAGCGCAGCATGGCCGCGGGCTATGCCGGGCTGGACAACGAGCTGTTCTACATGGACAAGACCATGATGGTCTTCGGCGACGCCAAGAAGGTGGTCGAGGACATGGGCAAGGCGATCGAGTAG
- a CDS encoding NAD(P) transhydrogenase subunit alpha, protein MDPVSHTVINLIIFVLAIYVGYHVVWTVTPALHTPLMAVTNAISAIVIVGAMLAAALTTTWLGKGMGVLAVALAAVNVFGGFLVTRRMLEMFRKKDKKAPAAAAAKAGGH, encoded by the coding sequence ATGGACCCGGTATCCCATACCGTCATCAACCTGATCATCTTCGTGCTGGCCATCTACGTGGGCTACCACGTGGTCTGGACCGTCACCCCTGCGCTGCACACGCCGCTGATGGCCGTGACCAACGCCATCTCCGCCATCGTCATCGTGGGCGCCATGCTCGCGGCCGCGCTCACCACCACCTGGCTGGGCAAGGGCATGGGCGTGCTGGCCGTGGCCCTGGCAGCGGTCAACGTCTTTGGCGGCTTCCTCGTCACCCGGCGCATGCTGGAGATGTTCAGGAAGAAGGACAAGAAGGCCCCGGCTGCTGCAGCGGCCAAGGCGGGGGGCCACTGA
- a CDS encoding Re/Si-specific NAD(P)(+) transhydrogenase subunit alpha yields the protein MKIGIPAETISGETRVAVTSETAKKLVAQGHTVRVQSGAGVAASLTDAAYQGAGAEITDAAGAFACELVLKVRAPTHAEAALMKPGTVVVGMLNPFDAQGLQRLAEAGLTGFALEAAPRTTRAQSMDVLSSQANIAGYKAVMIAADRYQRFFPMLMTAAGTVKAARVVILGVGVAGLQAIATAKRLGAVIEASDVRPSVKEQVESLGAKFIDVPYETQEEKEAAEGVGGYARPMPQSWLDRQKAEVAKRVAQADVVITTALIPGRPAPVLVTEDMVKAMKPGSVVVDLAAPQGGNCPLTEPGRTVVKHGVTLVGETNLPALVAADASSLYARNVLDFLKLVLPKEGGFKIDLEDDIVAACLMSRDGQLTRK from the coding sequence CTGAAAATCGGCATACCTGCAGAAACGATTTCCGGCGAAACCCGAGTGGCCGTGACTTCGGAGACGGCCAAGAAGCTTGTCGCGCAGGGGCACACGGTGCGTGTGCAGTCCGGCGCCGGCGTTGCTGCCTCGCTCACCGATGCCGCCTACCAGGGTGCCGGTGCCGAGATCACCGATGCCGCTGGCGCCTTTGCCTGCGAGCTCGTGCTCAAGGTGCGTGCACCCACGCACGCCGAGGCTGCGCTCATGAAGCCTGGCACCGTGGTGGTGGGCATGCTCAACCCCTTCGATGCCCAGGGCCTGCAAAGGCTCGCGGAGGCCGGCCTCACCGGCTTTGCGCTGGAAGCCGCCCCCCGCACCACCCGCGCCCAGAGCATGGACGTGCTCTCTTCCCAGGCCAACATCGCCGGCTACAAGGCCGTCATGATCGCCGCCGACCGCTACCAGCGCTTCTTTCCCATGCTCATGACCGCTGCGGGCACCGTCAAGGCCGCGCGCGTCGTCATCCTGGGCGTCGGCGTCGCTGGCCTGCAGGCCATCGCCACTGCCAAGCGCCTGGGTGCCGTCATCGAGGCCTCGGACGTGCGCCCCTCCGTCAAGGAGCAGGTTGAGTCCCTGGGCGCCAAGTTCATCGACGTGCCCTACGAGACCCAGGAAGAAAAGGAAGCCGCCGAAGGCGTCGGCGGCTATGCCCGCCCCATGCCCCAGAGCTGGCTCGATCGCCAGAAAGCCGAAGTCGCCAAGCGCGTGGCCCAGGCCGACGTCGTCATCACCACCGCGCTCATCCCCGGCCGGCCCGCCCCCGTGCTCGTCACCGAGGACATGGTCAAGGCCATGAAGCCCGGCTCCGTCGTCGTCGACCTCGCCGCCCCCCAAGGCGGCAACTGCCCCCTGACCGAGCCCGGGCGCACCGTCGTCAAGCACGGCGTCACCCTCGTGGGCGAGACCAACCTGCCCGCCCTCGTGGCCGCCGACGCCTCCTCGCTCTACGCGCGCAACGTGCTCGACTTCCTCAAGCTCGTGCTCCCCAAGGAGGGCGGCTTCAAGATCGATCTCGAAGACGACATCGTCGCCGCCTGCCTGATGAGCCGCGACGGCCAGCTCACCCGCAAGTAA
- a CDS encoding SDR family NAD(P)-dependent oxidoreductase, translating to MIFDDLRGKTALVTGASSGLGAYFAGVLAAHGVKVILAARRTEALDTIAAMIHSSGGTASIASLDVRDVEACSRSIAAIGSLDILVNNAGVVHEGSALDGQTETDWDDVVDTNLKGMFFVAQSVASLMKDCGGGSIINVASILGLRQAGGVLPYAVSKAGVIQLTKCLALELARHGIRVNSLAPGYLYTELNKDFWQSEPGLALVRRIPQRRLGQLDDLQGPLLLLASEASRYMTGTEVVVEGGHLVGTL from the coding sequence ATGATTTTTGATGACCTCAGGGGCAAGACGGCGCTGGTCACCGGCGCTTCTTCCGGATTGGGCGCCTACTTTGCCGGCGTGCTCGCGGCGCACGGCGTCAAGGTAATCCTGGCTGCTCGGCGCACCGAAGCGCTGGACACGATCGCAGCGATGATCCATTCGTCAGGCGGCACCGCTTCTATCGCCTCGCTGGACGTCCGGGATGTCGAGGCGTGTTCCCGATCCATTGCCGCGATCGGCTCGCTGGACATCCTGGTCAACAACGCCGGCGTCGTCCACGAAGGAAGCGCGCTGGATGGACAGACGGAGACGGACTGGGATGACGTCGTAGACACGAACCTCAAGGGCATGTTCTTCGTCGCGCAGTCGGTCGCGAGTCTGATGAAGGACTGCGGCGGCGGCTCCATCATCAATGTCGCATCCATCCTTGGCTTGCGCCAGGCCGGCGGCGTGCTTCCCTATGCGGTCTCCAAGGCCGGCGTCATTCAGCTCACCAAGTGTCTCGCGCTGGAACTCGCGCGACACGGCATTCGCGTCAATTCCCTCGCTCCAGGCTACCTCTACACCGAGCTCAACAAGGACTTCTGGCAGTCAGAGCCCGGCTTGGCACTCGTGCGCCGGATTCCCCAGCGTCGGCTTGGTCAACTCGATGACCTTCAGGGGCCGCTCCTGCTGCTGGCCTCGGAAGCGTCCCGCTACATGACCGGGACGGAAGTGGTCGTCGAAGGAGGCCACCTGGTAGGCACGCTCTAG
- a CDS encoding glutathione S-transferase family protein, with product MMGKYRLFCRGESGNSYKATLMLNLVGADWSPVFVDFFDEPSRSAFRQTTNEMGELPTLELPDGRLISQSGVILSFLSREAGMYSAASQMEQDEVLRWLLFDNHRFTPPFATLRFMIGLRGADESVLTAHLRAQAQAAYEIVDAHLAGREYIVGASPTIADISMAGYLYYEEDARFDRKGFLNIARWADRIKRLPGWKHPYDLMPRAIREE from the coding sequence ATGATGGGCAAATATCGATTGTTCTGCCGTGGCGAGTCCGGAAACAGCTACAAGGCAACCCTCATGCTGAACCTGGTCGGCGCGGATTGGTCGCCGGTGTTCGTCGACTTCTTCGATGAGCCATCAAGATCCGCCTTTCGCCAGACCACCAATGAGATGGGCGAGCTTCCCACGCTCGAGTTGCCCGATGGACGGCTGATCTCGCAAAGCGGCGTCATCCTGAGTTTCCTTTCCCGGGAAGCGGGGATGTACTCAGCGGCAAGCCAAATGGAACAGGATGAGGTCCTGCGCTGGCTGCTTTTTGACAACCATCGATTCACGCCTCCGTTTGCCACGCTCCGTTTCATGATCGGACTTCGAGGCGCCGATGAGTCGGTTTTGACCGCGCACCTGCGCGCGCAGGCACAAGCGGCCTACGAGATCGTCGACGCGCACCTTGCGGGCCGTGAATACATCGTCGGCGCCTCCCCCACGATCGCTGACATCTCGATGGCGGGCTACCTGTATTACGAAGAGGATGCGCGCTTCGACAGGAAGGGATTTTTGAACATCGCCCGATGGGCCGACCGGATCAAGCGGCTTCCTGGATGGAAACACCCATACGACCTGATGCCCAGGGCAATTCGCGAGGAATGA
- a CDS encoding TetR-like C-terminal domain-containing protein produces the protein MVIDTFIKLMLPSTPTPDAASAMDAMAKHLALLVKQYRGELGQMVAEILAEGQTDAVLRDAFREGFFKHRRAAVREVVERGMASGEFAAELNVEIALDMLYGAVYFRLLMGHGHLDARFARELADTARAFLCSHTGRTHPVQ, from the coding sequence GTGGTCATCGACACCTTCATCAAGCTGATGCTGCCGAGTACCCCGACACCGGATGCTGCATCGGCGATGGATGCGATGGCCAAGCACCTGGCATTGCTCGTCAAGCAATACCGGGGCGAGCTCGGCCAGATGGTCGCGGAGATCCTGGCAGAGGGGCAGACCGACGCGGTACTGCGCGATGCGTTTCGAGAGGGCTTTTTCAAGCACCGGCGCGCGGCGGTTCGTGAGGTCGTCGAACGCGGCATGGCATCCGGAGAGTTTGCTGCCGAGCTGAATGTGGAGATCGCGCTCGACATGCTCTATGGTGCCGTCTACTTCCGACTTCTGATGGGTCATGGGCACCTCGATGCGCGTTTCGCGCGCGAGCTGGCCGACACGGCGCGCGCCTTTCTTTGCAGCCACACCGGCCGCACCCATCCAGTGCAGTGA